One Oncorhynchus keta strain PuntledgeMale-10-30-2019 chromosome 34, Oket_V2, whole genome shotgun sequence genomic window, GGGTCTGAAGCCGGGGGCtgttcctagacgtttccaaTGGAACGACTATCATCCCGCAACAACGCGGGAATCTGGATATGAGAGGGCAAAGACTCGTCTTGGAGTTGATGTTCGAGAAACCGAGAACCAGGAGCCGGACACTTAACTGTGACCACGACTATACGAAACCTCCTCTTGGTAAGTGGTGAatgtctattattattattattattatctagaTCAACTCGATGTCCAGGTAAAGTGGACAGGAACATTCTAAATAGATGATATGCCTACTACACGAACAGCCATGAACAAACCATGGAAATTGCCATAGTTGTAGCCGGGAGAGTACttctggcgccgacagagatgaccgcctcgcttcgcgttcctaggaaactatgcagttttttgcttttttatgtgttatttcttacattggtaccccaagcaagtcatcttaggtttcattacatacagtcgagaagaactactgaacataggagcagcgtcaactcaccatcagtacgaccaagaatatgactttcgcgaagcggaccctgtgttctgcctttcacccaggacaacggaatggatcccagccggcgaccccaaaaaacgacttcgtaaaagggggaaacgaagcggtcttctggtcagactccggagacgggcacatcgtacaccactccctagcattcttctcgccaatgtccagtcttttgacaacaaggttgatgaaatccgagcaagggtagcattccagagggacatcagagactgtaacgttctttgcttcacggaaacatggctcactggagagacgctatcggagtcggtgcagccagctggtttctccacgcatcgcgccgacagaaacaaacatctttctggtaagaagaggggcgggggcgtatgcttcatggttaacgtgacgtggtgtggccacaacaacatacaggaactcaagtccttctgttcacctgatttagaattcctcacaatctaatgtcgaccgcattatctaccaagggaattctcttcgattataatcacagccgtatatattcccccccaagcagacacatcgatggctctgaacgaactttatttgactctttgcaaactggaatccatatatccgcaggctgcattcattgtagctggggattttaacaaggctaatctgaaaacaagactccctaaattgtatcagcatatcgattgcgcaaccagggctggaaaacccttggatcattgctattctaacttccgcgacgcatataaggccctgccccgctctcctttcggaaaagctgaccacgactccattttgttgatccctgccaacagacagaaactaaaacaagaagctgaggtctgttcaacgctggtccgaccaatctgattccacactccaagactgcttccattatgtggactgggacatgtttcgtattgcgtcagacaacaacattgacgaatatgccgattcggtgagcgagttcattagaacgtgcgttgaagatgtcgttcccatagcaacgattaaaacattcatactggacttcctgacgggccgccccccaggtggtgagggtaggcaacaacatctccaccccgctgatcctcaacactggggccccacaagggtgcgttctgagccctctcctgtactccctgttcacccacgactgcgtggccacgcacgcctccaactcaatcatcaagtttgcggacgacacaacaatggtaggcttgattaccaacaacgacgagacggcctacagggaggaggtgagggccctcggagtgtggtgtcaggaaaataacctcacactcaacgtcaacaaaactaaggagatgattgtggacttcaggaaacagcagagggaacacccccctatccacatcgatggaacagtagtggagagggtagtaagttttagtTGGTCCAACCACACaaacagcatcgtgaagaaggcgcagtagcgcctcttcaacctcaggaggctgaagaaatttggcttgtcaccaaaagcactcaaacttctacagatgcacaatcgagagcatgttgggctgtatcaccgcctggtacggcaactgctccgcccacaaccgtaaggctctccagagggtagtgaggtctgcacaacgcatcaccgggggcaaactacctgccctccaggacacctacaccacccgatgtcacaggaaggccataaagatcatcaaggacaacaaccatccgagccactgcctgttcaacccgctatcatccagaaggcgaggtcagtacaggtgcatcaaagctggggccgagagactgaaaaacagcttcagactgttaaacagccaccactaacattgagtggctgctgccaacacattgactcaactccagccactttaataatgggaattgatgggaaatgatgtaaaatatatcactagccactttaaacaatgctacctaatataatgtttacataccatacattcatctcatatgtattcgtttatactgtactctatatcatctactgcatctttatgtaatacatgtatcactagccactgtaactatgccactttgtttacatactcatctcatatgtatatactgcactcaataccatctactgtatcttgcctatgccgctctgtaccatcactcattcatatatctttatgtacatattctttatccccttacacttgtgtctataaggtagtagttttggaattgttagctacttgttggttattgctgcggcagggtagcctagtggttagagcgttggtctagtaaccggaaggttgcaagttcaaatccccgagctgacaaggtacaaatctgtcgttctgcccctgttcctgggccgtcaatgaaaataagaatttgttcttaactgacttgcctagttaaataaaggtaaaattaaaaaaaatgtcggaactagaagcaaaagcatttcgctacactcgcattaacatctgctaaccatgtgtatgtgacagataacatttgatttgataattacAATGATTGAATGAACGCTAGTCTTTCCAGGCCAACGACGCATATATTTAAAACACTTTCACTCGTCTTTCATTTTACAATACACATAGTTCTTTCGTTAACACTTACGTTATGCGATTAATTAGGTTTTCATGAAGGATTAGCTACTTGCTTTCCAGATAGAATCCACAAAACGGAAACAAAAACAGACGGTAACGCTGAAGTACATCTCTCAAAAATGTATTTGGGAAACGAAGCCAGCTGATTAGGCTACATTAGTTCCGGGCAGTTCAGTGTGGTTTTGTTGCACGACAGGGGAGTATTCATTTTTGCCAAAAACGTTTTCCGTTTTGCAACGAacacgagagtttctattggacaaattcaagtaGGTATGTGCTAGGTCCCTCCCAGTTTCGTTTGCtctgttttcttccgtttggttCTTAAACGTTAAACTGTTTCCATTGCAAGACGTAATGAATACAACACATGTTTTGTAAACTGATTGGAGTTCTGACGTTTGTAAATGCTGTGTAAAATTTGGTTAGTAAATTGTAGCACCGTTCATGTAGTTCAGGCATACTTTTAGCTAATCAtactatttttttatatatatatttatttaacctttatttaactaggcaagtcagttaaataacatattcttattttcaatgacggaataggaacagtgggttaactgcctgttcaggggcagaacgacagatgtaccttgtcagctcggggattttaacttgcaaccttccggttactagcccaacgctctaaccactaggctaccctgccgccccatatattatatattaatgaTGACAATCATTTCAGATGGATTTTGAGATGTCCTCTCAATTAACCTAGAATAAATCACGTGATTTTATGCGGATATTGGCCTAGCTAGTGATGCAAAACTGAATAAATAATAATCAAATAGAACCACGTGTTTTTTTGTATGCCTATATGGTATGATACCATATACTAATGCAGAAAGGTTTCATGCCTTTATTATTGCCGTTAGATTGTCCCATTAAGCTGTGGAGAAGATAAGTGTCCTACGAATACCCTAAAAATAGTAATTTAGCTACTTAACAACAATATAGTCCTATTTTTACTCATTTAAATTCCCCACTTAGCTAATAAAATAGGCCTATTAATTAATTACATAGTAAAAATGGCATAATTGAAATGGCATCAAAACTTGGCATCACATTTAAATCATAAATTAAAGTAGGACCTTATGGACAGAGGTTATATTATGGTAAACAAAGGTACAGTGTGTCATTTCTACAGCAGTATGTGTAGCCTAATTATGCATTTGTTTATTTGGTTGTTTTTTGCAAATGTGTGGAAATCGTTAAGTATAATATGAATACTGGGAGTTGTAGTATAGCGTTTACAAAGATGGCCACTGGTGCATACCTGGGAGCTGTAGGCTTCACACTGACTCCACCCATTCCTGTTAAAACAGGAAATAGAGAATAAATGATGGAAGCCAAAGCAGGGAATTTTAACGTTTAAAAGGGACATAAAAGGTAATTGTTTTACAAATGTTGCTATAGTTATGTACAATTCGTAGTAGGTGTTAGCTAGGGAATTTAAGTCCAAAAATAAACGAATCAATGCCAATTTCGCACGTGCACCAAACCAACGGCATTATCGAATGGGAGAACGCGTTCTCTCTCTCGATCGATAACAACAGCATTGAGCGCGTCATTACATTGGAGAGAAATTGTTACGTGATCCTCACATTTGAGAGTTACATTGTACGTTAGTGAGCGATCTAGCTACACACATGTGTAGTCTGAAGTACATAATTGAAATAACTGGTTGTCTCATATCTAGTTAGGGGTGTATTCATGACGCTATTCTGTTACAAATCGTTTCGGAAACGGAAGCAAACAAAACGGGGCGGGACCTACCAGAATTTGTCCAATTTGCAcgaatgattacaccctagattttctgaataaaaacacatttttgatAACTTTAGCCTAGCTAACGCTAGTACCAGCAGAGAGGAGATCtaactttttatttaactaggcaagtcagttaagaaccaattcttatttacaatgatggcctaccccgacCATACCCGGATGCTGCTGGGCCAGTTATGCGccactctatgggactcccaatcacggctggatgttatatagcctggattcgaaccagggactgtagtgacacctcttgcactgagatgcaattaGACCATTGCGTCACTCGGGCACATAGCTGGACAATATCATGGAAGTTAACAACCCTCTTGGCCAATATTAGCAACATTTTGCAGAAAGTGACATTAGAACTAATGTTTTGCCTTTGGGAGTTTAACTATCCCAGTCTACACAGTAATGCCAAACAAACTGGCAACTAACCCTTCTATCTGTGGTAATACTGTAGCAAGTTATTCTGACTTTCTCCATGTCACTAtatcatgtgtgtgtctgtcagtcactgtctgtGTTGATTTCCTTTTGCTTACTTTGTGTCCCTCAAAATGTAGGGAGCCAGTATACGGTTGCTATGGAGATCGCCCCGGAAGACATAGTGATTCAGGATACCTTGGGGGCAGAggtggaggtactggaggacgtGATCAAAGCCCACAAGCAGAGTCCACCGGTGAGTTGTTTAAACAGAGTTGATAGAGACTACACTTATCAATGATATCCTATCAGTGTTCCCAGTGGGATGTCATCCATCCCAAATTATGTACAGCGGGAGTGTACATATCATTTTGATGGCTGTCAATTTTGATAATTTGTTTGAAGAATTTTTCACTGTTTACATTTTTAACCCAAATTCCCTTTCAATCAATTCAGTCTGGCATGGAAATAGAATAGTCTCTGTATCCATCTTGAATGTATCCCTAtctatacctctctctttcctctctcaatGCCCTCTCCATTGGCTGCCTTGttattttctctcttttttcatCTGCAGGACAGGGAACCCTCTGAAAATCTCAGTTTTATTTCTACACCTGTACACTTGGTAATTTCATATGTTTTCCTTATGTAGGCTATTAAAGGAGAAGTTCACTCTTTTGAACCAAATCTGTATTTGACATGTTTTAGAAGTACCAGACACTTTTTTTTGCGATTTCATTTGTTTTTGAGAAGCATGCCCCACAAGCGATATACTTCCTCATGCTTGTTCAGCAGGGCATTATAAAACATGAAAAAAGGCTCCAAAAACACCTAAGTACGTATGTTTTTGAAAAACAGCAACTCTCTCAGTGTAGTGATGCAGGTCTTTAAATGTTGTACACATTAAATTGTGTGATTCTGAACTTTATCCACAACGTTATATTCCATTTTGCGTGACTCGAGCGATACTTCTCCGTGTAAACCATGATACTTTTCCGTGTGCGTATGCGCAGGCTACACGGAGAAGTGGCACAGATGGATAGGGGAAACTACTAGAGTTTCACAAAATGGAGTATAAAGGTGTGATTAATGTTAGGAATGACAGAATGTCATGTGTATTGCTGGTGGGTTAAGTTTCTCAAAAACAAGTGAAATCACAAAGTGTCTGCATACTTCTATAAAATGCCATTTACATACAAAATACAGAACTTATCCTTTAATGAACTGATTAAGAAGAACTACTCTGGCTGTTAGGCTTTGAGTATGCTGTATCTTTCTGTAGACTGTTTCCAAGGCTCTATTTATTGACGTTCACCAGTGTCTGCCTCATATGTACAATAAACAATCATATATTTGTGGCCCGTCAACAGTCATCACTTTGTAAACTATTGATTGATTAAATTACTCACTTTGTCTCTAATAAGTAATTTTGCTGTGAATTGCAGGAGATCCCCAGGTTTTCTGTGCCACGCCCGTTCTCCATGCCAGAGGACTCGAGTGACGATGACTGTGACCTGTCAGGGGACAGCGTCTCTGCTTACGGCATGCATTCCATGGAGCTGGGGGGAAAGTGCTGGGAATGTGGCGTGCAATTCAAGTCTGGCCAGGAGTTGATCGAACACTTTGAGAGCCACGGGTCCAAGGTCTCAACATCCTGCAACATCTGTCGGGTGACTTTCAGTCGCACAATATCACTGGCTAAGCACCTAGTCAACGCACACCCAAACTCAGTCCTCCATTGCAGCAACTGCCAGCTGCATTTCAGCAACTTGTGGGATCTCAACAAGCACATAGGAATACACTTGTTCACTGAGTTGTTAAATACACCCCTTGGGTACATCTCAAATAATGTCTTGAATAGCAGTGAAGAGACTTTAAAGGGACAGTATACTCTACCTTCAGCCTTGGCcctcaaacatgatgacaactcAAATGATGGCTTGAATGGAAGTGAGGAGACTTTAAAGGGACAGCATACTGTTCCTTCAGTGGTGGCTCTTGACCATGAGTACACCTCAAATGATGGCTTGAATGGAAGTGAAGAGACTTTAAAGGGACAGCATACTGTTCCTTCAGTGGTGGCTCTTGACCATGAGGACACCTCAAATGATGGCTTGAATGGAAGTGAGGAGACTTTAAATGCACAGTGTACTCCACCTGCAGCGGTGACCCTAGACCATACATACAGAATGGAAAACAATGGGAGAGTGTCAAAGACAAGACATAGGCTGGAGGAATCAGAGGAGGGGGAAGATGTCAAACCAGACCCCTCCACTCTGACTCCCTCACTGAGGATCTGTGTCAAActggagagaggggttgaggttGATTGCGCCCCCCTCCAGTGGGATGAGGGGATGAACGATGGAGAGGGGAATGAATATAGCACTGAGAGCGCTGGAGGAACAGACAACGACAAGTTAACAGAGAGCAGCGGAGAAACTGATATCGATGAGGAGGACATCATGCTgagtgaagaagaggaggaggaaattaAAAGCAAACAGGGGGAGGATAGAAATAATGACATCCACAGCgaagaagaggatgaggatgCTGAGACGGTTATTGACCAAGAGGGTGAGCCTTCCTCGTCTGAGCGAGAGTCAGAATTTGACCCAGGAGAGTTATCAGATTCTGACTCGGGGTCCAGCAGCACTGGGGAATCCAGTGGGTCTTCTTACACTCCTGTACGCACACGGAAAGCCAAGACCCGGCCATCCCGGACTAAGCAGCCCCAGACCAAGTTGTCCCAGGTCAAGCCTTATTATTGCATCTATTGTGCCAAAGGACCGTATCATAATATGGAATTTCATGTGAAGACCTGCAATATGAAGAAGGACTTTCAGTGCTCTTTATGCCAAGCAGTCTTCCCTACCGAGATGGCCATGTTGGACCATCAGGTTCGGACTCACTCTGAAACCATATCTGGCCAAATGTACGCCTGTGAGTTCTGCCGCCAGGTCTTCCCCGATCTGGCCATCTACAAAAACCATAACTGTCCCAAAAAAGACACACTCCCGCCATATGTACCTGATCCCACTACGTGTATCTATTGTGGAACAGGGCCATTCACTAATATGGACGTCCATTTGAGAGGCTGCAGTTGGAAAGGTCTTACTTGCACTGAGTGCAGGGTACTCTTCCATAATAGGAAGGCCCTGCAGAACCATAACGTTTCAGTTCACGGACAGCTTTCCACTATGTGTGCGGTTTGCGGCAGAGGGCCATTCACTGATATGGACTTCCATTTGAGGAGCTGCTCTAGGGATTGGTCCTTCCAATGCTCTGAGTGCAAAGTCCAATTTCCTTCTGAGAAATCTCTGGTGGACCATAATCTTAAATATCACAGTGCCACATCAAAGACCTCTGACCAAGGTGTCTGTGTTTATTGCGGCTGTGGACCATTCACTAGTCTGGACATTCACATGAGGACCTGCTCTAAGCAGAAGGGCTTAAAATGCTCTGTGTGCAAAGTTTTTTTCCCTACTGAATCGGTCCTGGCTGATCATATGGTTTGCTATCATAGCACCCCATACCATGTCCATAGAACCCCATACCAAGTCCAGAGCACGGACTCCGAGACCACTGAAGGTACCTGTCTCTATTGTGGCAGAGGTCCATTCACTAGTCTGGACATTCACATGAGGACCTGCTCTAAGCAGAAGGGCTTAAAATGCTCTGTGTGCAAGGTTCTTTTTCCTACTGAATCGGTCCTGGCTGATCATATGGTTTGCTATCATAGCACCCCATACCATGTCCATAGCACCCCATACCAAGTCCAGAGCATCCCATACCAAGTCCAGAGCACGGACTCCGAGACCACTGAAGGTACCTGTCTCTATTGTGGCAGAGGTCCATTCACTAGTCTGGATATCCACTTGAGGACCTGCTCTGGGAAGAAGGGCTTCAAATGCTTTGAAGCCCTTCCTACAGAGACAGCCCTGGCCGACCATAAGGTTCTCGTTCACAGTATCCCATCAGAGACCCCTGACAAAGGTACCTGTGACCATTGTGGCAAGGGGGCATTCACTAATCTGGACAACCACATGAAGACCTGCTCTAAGAGGAAGTGCATCCAATGTTCTGTGTGCAAGTTGTTCTTTACTAGTGATGTTCTGGCCAACCATATGATTTCCTATCACAGTACCAAATCCCGAGTTCAGAGCCCAGTCACAGAGATGCCTGACAACGGTGCCTGTGTCCGTTGCGGCAGAGGGCCCTTCACTAGTCTGGAACATCACATGAAGTACTGCAATAAGCAGAAGGGCATCCAATGTGTTATGTGTAAAGATTACTTTCTTACTGAGGGCAGTCTGGTGGACCATATTGTTTTGGCCCATGCTGACAAGCTGGTCACCCAAGCTGGTGGGTCCTCCACTACGACTTTCTCCTTCGTACCCATGGCTATCTCTACCACCTCAGGCCGGCAGAGCCCCAGTAGCCCCCTGATGTGTTGCAGTAGTGGCATCAAGGAGCTGAAACGACTGGCCCCAGTCCTAGTGTCTGATCAGGGCCACCGTGCAGTTGGCCAACTAACACCTGCTGGacagtctgtgtctctgcctagaGTAATGCTGTCTACCACCTCCTCTTCCCAGCCAGCTGTTCCTGTGGTGGCCACCTTGCTCATTGACAACACTGGTGGTGGTCCAGCGAAAATTACCAGGCTGGTCCCAGTTGCCCCACAGACCAACCCCCCCAAAACGCAGGTCACAGCACCCACGCATACTAATACAGCAAAGCCCCTTGGGCAGTTCTCTAACCTTCTGCAACAGACTGTCCATCAGGCAAAATCTGTCCAACAGCAGACACCCAGGCCCATTGCCCTAGCCATGGACCCTATCAGATCCCCCACCACCCCATCCCCTAGACCTGTCTCAGCCTCTGCCCCGGGGAAAATCACCATGATCCACCTCTCACCTGTCCATACTCCCCCTCTAGTGCAGTCTTCCCCCCTTACCCTTGCCTTTGCCCCAGCCCCTCTAAGCATCATGTGTATGTTTGTGAATAGAAGTAAGGAGCTGGCCCTGGAGAAACGCATGAAGATGAGCTGGCGCTCTAAGTGCACCTACACCTGCCGCCAGTGCGGCGCCGTCTCGCAGCAGCCCTCGCTCAGTGTGAAGCACCGCTACCTCCACCGGGGCTCCCGGCGGTACCGCTGCCACTGTGGTAGGTCGTTCCTGCGGCGGCTGCACCTCCTGCGCCACTACCTCCAGCACGCCCAGGCCACCCGCTACATATGCACTGCCTGCGGGGAGACCTTCGACGGAGCAAAGTGCCTCGCACAGCACATGGTTGGAACTTCCAACACGACTCGATGTCTAGGTGACAGCATAACTTTGAAGCTGAGGAAAGAGTGCCGGATGCCCTTCTCCTGTCACTGTGGGCAGGTGTTTTGTAGGCCCGCTGCTTTTCTCTGGCACAAACTGAAAAACACCCAAAGGACTTAACACTGAAATGGGCCCACAGCAGGGCCCAGTCTAGGCCCTATTCAAAGCAGTGGTTTTTCCATGCCTCAACACAGGCAGGCAAGCCtaacatttactatgttacgggTAGAGGAGGACAATGCAGTTTGTGGACTTGCTTGACTTTTTTCACTGAATGAAAGATGATTCCATAAGAAATAATCTATGTATGTATTGGTTTAAAATGTGTTTTCACTTCCACTAAAACATTGTTTTCACCAAAAGAGCAAAAATACAATCATAttaaaattatatattttactTGTTGTCTTTGTAAGAGGTCATAGGGTACATTAGGAAGACTAAAGCATTATCATTCATTCGGTTCCATGAGATGGCCATATTATCGTTAATATTATAAGTAGGTTATGATTTAGCTGGTGGAACAAACTCATTCAAATACTTCCACTCACCAATGGCTTTTAATTGTCAGGAAGAACAGAAAATGTATTTACAATGCATGGTTTTATCATGTGCAAAAGAAAAGCTGTAGACGCAGTTATCGTTTTTGCAGAATCTATCCTTTTGTAAGCGGATTTCACAATATTACCTCTACATGTTATCCTCAtgttaaaaaaatgaaatatatatatttttaaattacaTATCTTAACTCCAGTTAATGAAAATGCAGAAGTCCAGTTTAAATACAACCATAGGAATAGTTGTCCTCACAAGGTGCTTGATTTAGTAATGCCCCAGATTACCAGCCTTACCATTGGGGCTGGAGAACAGGTACAATTTGTGGATTCACAAAGTGAATAACAGAAATTATGCAAATAAGACAATGCAGTGCCCCTGACCCATATTTCCCCATTCACACTTGAGTGCAACATGTATTGACAGCTGTGTTCTAAAAATCCACCCTCATTTAAAGACTGACCACTTTTAATACTACCTGTGTACTAAATGTAATTTGGCTGTTACTAGTCCAAAACAATCCATGTCACAAGTATTGTTTGGTAAAAGATTTCAAACGTTTTTAGACTGATGATGTAAAATCCATAGGCTGCCACAGAGACCCAAGAATATGATGTCGtttgacattcattcatgtctaTGACTGGTGTGTGATTGTCATGCATGTACATATCCTCTGGGGGGAGCTGTCACATCAGAATTAGAATAACAGTGAGCAATGTCTCCATGTACTTTAtgcaggttgacatttattgtcTTGAGTCTTGCCCTGGAAGCAGAACTGAGCGGTTTCCACTAAATGGGTGACTTACAAATTCAAAgttgg contains:
- the LOC118367811 gene encoding uncharacterized protein LOC118367811 isoform X2 — protein: MEIAPEDIVIQDTLGAEVEVLEDVIKAHKQSPPEIPRFSVPRPFSMPEDSSDDDCDLSGDSVSAYGMHSMELGGKCWECGVQFKSGQELIEHFESHGSKVSTSCNICRVTFSRTISLAKHLVNAHPNSVLHCSNCQLHFSNLWDLNKHIGIHLFTELLNTPLGYISNNVLNSSEETLKGQYTLPSALALKHDDNSNDGLNGSEETLKGQHTVPSVVALDHEYTSNDGLNGSEETLKGQHTVPSVVALDHEDTSNDGLNGSEETLNAQCTPPAAVTLDHTYRMENNGRVSKTRHRLEESEEGEDVKPDPSTLTPSLRICVKLERGVEVDCAPLQWDEGMNDGEGNEYSTESAGGTDNDKLTESSGETDIDEEDIMLSEEEEEEIKSKQGEDRNNDIHSEEEDEDAETVIDQEGEPSSSERESEFDPGELSDSDSGSSSTGESSGSSYTPVRTRKAKTRPSRTKQPQTKLSQVKPYYCIYCAKGPYHNMEFHVKTCNMKKDFQCSLCQAVFPTEMAMLDHQVRTHSETISGQMYACEFCRQVFPDLAIYKNHNCPKKDTLPPYVPDPTTCIYCGTGPFTNMDVHLRGCSWKGLTCTECRVLFHNRKALQNHNVSVHGQLSTMCAVCGRGPFTDMDFHLRSCSRDWSFQCSECKVQFPSEKSLVDHNLKYHSATSKTSDQGVCVYCGCGPFTSLDIHMRTCSKQKGLKCSVCKVFFPTESVLADHMVCYHSTPYHVHRTPYQVQSTDSETTEGTCLYCGRGPFTSLDIHMRTCSKQKGLKCSVCKVLFPTESVLADHMVCYHSTPYHVHSTPYQVQSIPYQVQSTDSETTEGTCLYCGRGPFTSLDIHLRTCSGKKGFKCFEALPTETALADHKVLVHSIPSETPDKGTCDHCGKGAFTNLDNHMKTCSKRKCIQCSVCKLFFTSDVLANHMISYHSTKSRVQSPVTEMPDNGACVRCGRGPFTSLEHHMKYCNKQKGIQCVMCKDYFLTEGSLVDHIVLAHADKLVTQAGGSSTTTFSFVPMAISTTSGRQSPSSPLMCCSSGIKELKRLAPVLVSDQGHRAVGQLTPAGQSVSLPRVMLSTTSSSQPAVPVVATLLIDNTGGGPAKITRLVPVAPQTNPPKTQVTAPTHTNTAKPLGQFSNLLQQTVHQAKSVQQQTPRPIALAMDPIRSPTTPSPRPVSASAPGKITMIHLSPVHTPPLVQSSPLTLAFAPAPLSIMCMFVNRSKELALEKRMKMSWRSKCTYTCRQCGAVSQQPSLSVKHRYLHRGSRRYRCHCGRSFLRRLHLLRHYLQHAQATRYICTACGETFDGAKCLAQHMVGTSNTTRCLGDSITLKLRKECRMPFSCHCGQVFCRPAAFLWHKLKNTQRT
- the LOC118367811 gene encoding uncharacterized protein LOC118367811 isoform X4 — encoded protein: MPNKLATNPSICGSQYTVAMEIAPEDIVIQDTLGAEVEVLEDVIKAHKQSPPEIPRFSVPRPFSMPEDSSDDDCDLSGDSVSAYGMHSMELGGKCWECGVQFKSGQELIEHFESHGSKVSTSCNICRVTFSRTISLAKHLVNAHPNSVLHCSNCQLHFSNLWDLNKHIGIHLFTELLNTPLGYISNNVLNSSEETLKGQYTLPSALALKHDDNSNDGLNGSEETLKGQHTVPSVVALDHEYTSNDGLNGSEETLKGQHTVPSVVALDHEDTSNDGLNGSEETLNAQCTPPAAVTLDHTYRMENNGRVSKTRHRLEESEEGEDVKPDPSTLTPSLRICVKLERGVEVDCAPLQWDEGMNDGEGNEYSTESAGGTDNDKLTESSGETDIDEEDIMLSEEEEEEIKSKQGEDRNNDIHSEEEDEDAETVIDQEGEPSSSERESEFDPGELSDSDSGSSSTGESSGSSYTPVRTRKAKTRPSRTKQPQTKLSQVKPYYCIYCAKGPYHNMEFHVKTCNMKKDFQCSLCQAVFPTEMAMLDHQVRTHSETISGQMYACEFCRQVFPDLAIYKNHNCPKKDTLPPYVPDPTTCIYCGTGPFTNMDVHLRGCSWKGLTCTECRVLFHNRKALQNHNVSVHGQLSTMCAVCGRGPFTDMDFHLRSCSRDWSFQCSECKVQFPSEKSLVDHNLKYHSATSKTSDQGVCVYCGCGPFTSLDIHMRTCSKQKGLKCSVCKVFFPTESVLADHMVCYHSTPYHVHRTPYQVQSTDSETTEGTCLYCGRGPFTSLDIHLRTCSGKKGFKCFEALPTETALADHKVLVHSIPSETPDKGTCDHCGKGAFTNLDNHMKTCSKRKCIQCSVCKLFFTSDVLANHMISYHSTKSRVQSPVTEMPDNGACVRCGRGPFTSLEHHMKYCNKQKGIQCVMCKDYFLTEGSLVDHIVLAHADKLVTQAGGSSTTTFSFVPMAISTTSGRQSPSSPLMCCSSGIKELKRLAPVLVSDQGHRAVGQLTPAGQSVSLPRVMLSTTSSSQPAVPVVATLLIDNTGGGPAKITRLVPVAPQTNPPKTQVTAPTHTNTAKPLGQFSNLLQQTVHQAKSVQQQTPRPIALAMDPIRSPTTPSPRPVSASAPGKITMIHLSPVHTPPLVQSSPLTLAFAPAPLSIMCMFVNRSKELALEKRMKMSWRSKCTYTCRQCGAVSQQPSLSVKHRYLHRGSRRYRCHCGRSFLRRLHLLRHYLQHAQATRYICTACGETFDGAKCLAQHMVGTSNTTRCLGDSITLKLRKECRMPFSCHCGQVFCRPAAFLWHKLKNTQRT